The sequence TATGGGAGACAAGGGCCGGCAGAGCAAAGACCCGTTCGAGCTCGACCAACTCCTGGCTGAGATGGAGTCTTTACAAGCCCAGCTGTCCGAGCATCAACGTTCCATGGCGATCCTGTTCGCCGACCTTAAGGGATTCACGGCCATCTTCGGCCAGCTCGGAGACGCCGATGGCCTGCTGGCGCTCCAACGCAGCGAATCCCTCATTCGGCCGATCGTTAGTTCTCACTCAGGGACGGTTATCAAGACCATTGGAGACGCAGTGATGGCCCACTTCCCTGCTGCGAACGAGGCTGTCCGCGCCGCTATGGCTATCCAGCACGCCGTTGTGGAGCACAACGTCGGGGTGCCCCCCGAGAAACAAATTGCCCTGCGCATGGGCATCAACGTCGGCAAGGGCTACGTTAAGGGTCGCGACATTTTCGGACAGGTCGTCAACATCGCGGCCAAGGTTCAGAGTGCGGCCGAGGCGGACCAGATTCTAGCTTCCCAGATGACCGTACAAGCTCTGGAGCCCGAACTGGCAAAGCGGGCTGAGGAGTCGGACTCTCTTAAGGTTCCGGGACTAGCGCAGCCGGTCAAGATCTACCAAATACTGTGGAAAGAGGAAATCGGTGCGGCGACCGGTCGCCCCGCGGCTGGGATAAAGGAAGATCGGGCGGATCCGCATCCTTCGGTGACAATGGTCGGTGAAAACCCGTTTACACAAAGAATCCTAGGCAGCCAGGATATCGAGATTACGTCATTTCCGTTCCGCGTCGGCCGCGACCCACGGGTGGAGAAACGTGTCCCTGAGAAGCTGGCCGAGAACGACCTTTACCTCGAAGACGTTCCCCCATTTCGGCTCTCGAGGGAGCACTTTCAAATTGAGCGCGAAGAGAGAGGCTATCTCGTTCGAGACAGGGGGAGCAAGCTCGGGCTCTTCGTAAACGGCCGAGGCATCGGAGGGGAGCATCTTGATACGGCGCAGAAGTTAGTGAGGGGAGTGAATCTCCTTGTTCTGGGGGATTCCAACTCCCCCTATCGAATCCTCATAACGGTCTGATTTCCTTTCGTTCAAGCCCGATCCTCTGTTTTTATATTTATCCAGCCCAAGGTCGAGTTTCACGATGTAGGCGCGATTCGTATCCCTGGGTGGTCAGAGATAATAACGGGCGGAATAGGTAACTTTTACTCCCCGAGCTAAAGTCGAGACTTCCAGATATAGCCTAACCCCTTAAAACAGTTCCGCTTAAGAATGTGATAGCGTGATGTTTCGCACGTTTTATCGCTCTTGTACGTCTTTAGCGTGTTGAGAGAACGGGCCGGTTGACCGATGGGGGAATAAAATGCAAGTATGGTTGTTCTAGTAAAAGAGAAACGAAAGAGGAGGGCAACATCGTGGCGAATATTAACCACACCGGAGGTGTTGATGATATTTCACGTCGGCGTTTCATGGCGCGGTCAGTAGCTTTTGGGATGGGGGCCGCGGCCGCTACGCTTTTGGGAGGGATACCCTTTGCGAAGTACGCGCGCGCAGCCAAGGGCCAAGGCAAGACTGGGCCGGGAAGAAGGGTGATCAAGTCTAACGCTGAATGGAAAAAGCTGCTTAGCCCGGAGCAGTTCTATGTCTCTCGAATGAAGGGGACTGAAAGAGCCTATTCCGGAGAGTACCTCTTCAACAAAGATGAAGGGATTTACCAATGCATCTGTTGCGGCAACGAATTGTTTAGCTCGGAGGCTAAGTATGATTCGGGCACTGGTTGGCCGAGCTTCTGGGCGCCCATCGCCCAAGAGAACATCCAGAAGCAGGATGATTATTTCTTGTTCATACCAAGGGTGGAGCTTCTGTGCAGTGTGTGTGACGCCCACCTCGGGCACCTCTTCAACGACGGGCCTCCCCCGACCCGTCTTCGGTACTGTATCAACTCGGTCGCCCTCAAATTCGTTAAAAAAGCAAGTTAAAAAAACCGCCCGGCCAAAATACCAGACACATGGCCAAGTCCGCCCCGATCTAATCCCGGCTCCGGGTGCGCAGGGGGGTGGGTATCGCCCAGATGCCTCCTTCCGAGCCGAGGCATCTTATCGGGTAGTCGGGGTCGCCCCTGACCCCGACACCGCTCGAACGTAATGGGACGACTAACGCATCCACGCGAAGAGGGGGTTTGCTACCACGTAACGAGCACGACCTATAAGAGGCAACCCCTCTTTTGTGACCATAGCTGCGCCAAAGATATTTGGGATTAAAAGGAGTCGGGGTCAGGGGCGACCCCGACTACCCATATATAAACCCCCTCCGCATACACGATTCGCCCTTCATACCCACGGACAGGGACAAGCCCTGTCCCTACATAACAAGAGAACGGAGGCTGCATGGCCCTAATCCTGCGTAGGGACGCCCCTTGTGGGCGTCCGGCCTTTAGGGAAGGAAGGGGCAAGCCCGCTCCTGGGGGGGGCGCTGGCCGTCAGTTGATTTGGGTGATGACGCCCTTGCGCACCATGAGGAGGAAGAGCTCTTTAACGGCTTCGCCGGTTTCGGTCATCGTGGTCGTGCCCGAGGCCCCCGGGTAGTCGCTTATTGTCAACAAACCCTCCCGAAGCTGATCCCGGTTTGCCGCGCCGTCTTTGAGGACGCGCAAGATCAAGCCCGCCGCGTCGTGGGCCTGGGCCGCCAGGATGTTGGGTTCGTGACCGAAGGTGAGCCGGAAGTTCTCGACGAATCTCTTGACCTCCGGGCGGGTCGAGCCCGCGAAGAAGCCGTCCACGAAGATTGCCCCTTCCACGTAGCGCTCGCCGATTGTCAGCAGCTCGTCGGAATTCCATCCGTTGGCGCCCAACAATATGACCCCCATCACGTTGTAGAAGGCGAGCTGGGGTGTGATGAGACCCACTTTGTCGAAGTAGCCTGGGATGAAGACCGCGTCGTAGTCGATTGGCGGGGCGGTCTGTGCCACCGGCAGGGGCGAGGTGGGGGCCACCCCGTCGGCGGACACCGCGTGGAGGCGCTCGAGCTCCTCGTCGGCGATCCCGCCCAGGGTCCGAATGGGCTCGATAAAATCATTGGCGTTCGGATCATAGGCCGCCTGGACGACGACCTGGCCGCCGAGGGCCTCTACGGCTTCGGCGAAGATGGTCTTAAGTCCGTTGCCGTACGAATCGTCGGGATAGAGAATAGCGAAGCGCCTGAGCCCCAGCGACTCAACCGCGTAGCGCGCCAGGAAGGCTCCCTGAGCCTGGTTTGTGAGGCTGTTTCGGAAGACGTAGGGGCTCGATTCGGGGATCCCCGGGGCGTGGGCGAAGGGCACCACCATGGGCACCTTCAGCCGGTGGGCCTCGGCCGCCGCGGCCCACGCCGCCTCGCTGAAGACGGGGCCGATGATGGCGATGACCTTCTCCTCCCGGGCCAGCCTGGCGACGGCCGCCTGCGCCCGTGACGGCTCGCCCGCCGAGTCTCGAATAATCAGCCGGAAGGGCCTTCCCTCGGGGCTCACGCCGGCTTGGGCGATGGCGAGCTGAACCCCCTGGAGTACGGATTGGCCCGCCACCGATTCCGGCCCGGTCAGAGGGAGGATCAAGCCCAGCTTGGAGGTGTCCACGGTGAAGGTCTTGTCGATGGAGGCGACGAGCTCCTCGGCGCGGGCTAGCTTGGGGTGGGTCGGATGGTCGAGGAGGAAGCCTACCAGGGTCTGGCGCGCTTCCATGAATCGCCTGGCGTTGAAGTAGTTGAGCCCGAGCTGAAAACGGGCCCCGGAGCGGGGGAAGTCGGTGGGATATTGGTCGATGACGCCGAGGAGCTCCCGGTTCGTCATCGTCGCCAGAAGCCCCTCGACCGCTTCGCGGGCGGCCGTCCGGTCGGCTTTGGACGGGGCCTCCCTGAGAGCATCCATCCAGCCGGCAGCCGCCTGGAGCCGCTCGCCCCGCTGGGCGGCAGCCAGCGCCAGGCCCTGCCGTACGGCCCAACGCTCCCTGGGTTCCGCCAGGCGGGGAAGAAGGGGCTCCAGCGTCTCGGTCGTCTTGTCGTAGAACCCCATCTGGTAATAACAGTACCCGACCCTGATTTGGGCCAAGAAGTAGAGGTCCGAGGAGAGGAACTTATCCAGGAGGTACTGGTACATCCTGAGGGCCTCGGCGTACTGTTGCTGATCGTAAGCGATCTCCCCCAGGTAATAGACGGCGTCGTCGGTTGTCGGGGTTGCCGGATGCTCGTTGATATAGGCCGCGAAGGCTTGGGATGCCTTGGCAAGCTTGCCTCGCCTGTAGAGGCCGACTGCTTCCTTGTAGGGCGCTGGGGCCGATTCGGGCGGGGGAGGCGGGGGCGGTTGTGGACCCCGACGACGGGAGACGGGCTCGGTGATGGGGGGGGGCAGGGAGAAGAGGAGCTCTGTCTCTTCTTCTTCCTGAGATAGGGCGGGGTTGGATGTGAGGACGAGTCCGACTAGGACGACGGTCCCCGCCGCCAACCATCGCCTGCCTCGAAGCGGCGCAACTCCCGGTTCCCTTTTCATGGAAGGCGAAGTATATCCCAGGTTTGGCGGGGGTGTCAAATTCAGGAAATGGACTGCGTGGTGGGCCGTACCTTCACCGATTAGGGAAGGGTGTTCCTACAGAGCTTCCGCGCTCTCTGGCGGCCTATTCGAGAACTTCAAGAATGTGGCGCTTGAACTTCTGGGCCCGCGTGGCGTTCAGGATGGTCCGCATCGCGGTGATGGTCCTTCCGTTCTTGCCGATGACCTTACCGATGTCTTCTTTTGCCACCCGAAGCTCAAGTACCGTTGAGTTCTCGCCCTCGACCCCACTCACCACCACCCTTTCAGGAGTGTCGACGATGGACTTGGCGATCGCTTCAACAAGCGCCTTAATATCCATTTCGTCCGTCTCCGGCGGAGTGGAGTCCATGAGGTGTCCGGTGTTAGGTAGAGGTTCCATGGCGGGTCGCCTCTTCTGCGGTGTGGTTCATTAGCAGACTTTTGACCTCTTATATATAAATTTGGGAGTATTTTGGGAAATCGTCAAGGGTGAAGGGCGCCCATGTATGTATAACTTTCGCCTCCATGTTTGAACGCCGTCCGGTGGGCGAGGGCTTGAACCTCTTTTTAGTGTAGGCTATACTGGGCCAACCCGTTGCGGGGGGCCTTTATCATAGGCCCCCCGCACTATCGTAGAGACCGTGGATATGGACAGCCCACCTCCCCGACCTCCATATGCGCCCCGTCCCGATCGGCGGCCTGAATGGCCTCCGCCCCTATATGCGCCACCCACCCCGCCGCCCTCCGTGCCGTGGGTGAACATCGTCCTCTTTCTGGCCACCGTCGCCACGACCCTCATTGCAGGGGCTACGCTGCGGGGCGTCAATCCCTTCGTCTCTCCATGGATGACCATCCGGGAAGGATTTTCCTTCTCCTTCGCCCTGCTGGCCATCCTGGGGGTGCACGAGGCCGGCCACTTCGTGATGAGCCGCCGCTGGGGGGTACTAGCCACGTTGCCCTACTTCATTCCCGTCCCGCCCCCCTTCATCTTCGGCACCATGGGGGCGGTCATCAAGATGAAATCCCCCGTTCCCCACCGCGACGCCCTCTTCGACATCGCCGTGGCGGGCCCTCTGGCGGGCTTCTTAGTGGCGGTTCCGGCAGTCGTGGTAGGCCTTAAGCTCTCGCAGGTCCATCCCCACCTGCCTTCAAGCGGCGCGAACCTTCTCTTCGGGGGCTCGATCCTCTTCAACGGCCTCGTCCGCCTCGTCCTCGGTGTGGATATGGTTCGGTACGACATCATTCTGCACCCGGTGGCCGTTGCCGGCTGGGTGGGCCTCTTCGTCACCGCCCTCAACTTGCTGCCTTTCGGTCAGCTTGACGGCGGCCACATCGTCTACAGCCTCTTCGGTCGTCGTCAAACGCTGGTCGCTGGCGTGATGGCGGCGGCTCTGGTACCCATGTCGTTTCTCTGGGAGGGTTGGCTCATCTGGCTCGCCCTCATCTATTTC comes from Nitrospinota bacterium and encodes:
- a CDS encoding adenylate/guanylate cyclase domain-containing protein: MGDKGRQSKDPFELDQLLAEMESLQAQLSEHQRSMAILFADLKGFTAIFGQLGDADGLLALQRSESLIRPIVSSHSGTVIKTIGDAVMAHFPAANEAVRAAMAIQHAVVEHNVGVPPEKQIALRMGINVGKGYVKGRDIFGQVVNIAAKVQSAAEADQILASQMTVQALEPELAKRAEESDSLKVPGLAQPVKIYQILWKEEIGAATGRPAAGIKEDRADPHPSVTMVGENPFTQRILGSQDIEITSFPFRVGRDPRVEKRVPEKLAENDLYLEDVPPFRLSREHFQIEREERGYLVRDRGSKLGLFVNGRGIGGEHLDTAQKLVRGVNLLVLGDSNSPYRILITV
- the msrB gene encoding peptide-methionine (R)-S-oxide reductase MsrB is translated as MGAAAATLLGGIPFAKYARAAKGQGKTGPGRRVIKSNAEWKKLLSPEQFYVSRMKGTERAYSGEYLFNKDEGIYQCICCGNELFSSEAKYDSGTGWPSFWAPIAQENIQKQDDYFLFIPRVELLCSVCDAHLGHLFNDGPPPTRLRYCINSVALKFVKKAS
- a CDS encoding penicillin-binding protein activator, translating into MKREPGVAPLRGRRWLAAGTVVLVGLVLTSNPALSQEEEETELLFSLPPPITEPVSRRRGPQPPPPPPPESAPAPYKEAVGLYRRGKLAKASQAFAAYINEHPATPTTDDAVYYLGEIAYDQQQYAEALRMYQYLLDKFLSSDLYFLAQIRVGYCYYQMGFYDKTTETLEPLLPRLAEPRERWAVRQGLALAAAQRGERLQAAAGWMDALREAPSKADRTAAREAVEGLLATMTNRELLGVIDQYPTDFPRSGARFQLGLNYFNARRFMEARQTLVGFLLDHPTHPKLARAEELVASIDKTFTVDTSKLGLILPLTGPESVAGQSVLQGVQLAIAQAGVSPEGRPFRLIIRDSAGEPSRAQAAVARLAREEKVIAIIGPVFSEAAWAAAAEAHRLKVPMVVPFAHAPGIPESSPYVFRNSLTNQAQGAFLARYAVESLGLRRFAILYPDDSYGNGLKTIFAEAVEALGGQVVVQAAYDPNANDFIEPIRTLGGIADEELERLHAVSADGVAPTSPLPVAQTAPPIDYDAVFIPGYFDKVGLITPQLAFYNVMGVILLGANGWNSDELLTIGERYVEGAIFVDGFFAGSTRPEVKRFVENFRLTFGHEPNILAAQAHDAAGLILRVLKDGAANRDQLREGLLTISDYPGASGTTTMTETGEAVKELFLLMVRKGVITQIN
- a CDS encoding KH domain-containing protein translates to MDIKALVEAIAKSIVDTPERVVVSGVEGENSTVLELRVAKEDIGKVIGKNGRTITAMRTILNATRAQKFKRHILEVLE
- a CDS encoding site-2 protease family protein, with the translated sequence MDSPPPRPPYAPRPDRRPEWPPPLYAPPTPPPSVPWVNIVLFLATVATTLIAGATLRGVNPFVSPWMTIREGFSFSFALLAILGVHEAGHFVMSRRWGVLATLPYFIPVPPPFIFGTMGAVIKMKSPVPHRDALFDIAVAGPLAGFLVAVPAVVVGLKLSQVHPHLPSSGANLLFGGSILFNGLVRLVLGVDMVRYDIILHPVAVAGWVGLFVTALNLLPFGQLDGGHIVYSLFGRRQTLVAGVMAAALVPMSFLWEGWLIWLALIYFVGFRHPPVGAEDIPLTRGRRALGFLTIGIFIVTFTPIPLSVG